The proteins below are encoded in one region of Halogranum gelatinilyticum:
- a CDS encoding DUF5799 family protein: MSNWTDSIVGDRMTVDREFNDRIQSSEFTGQEWGLIMTATEFEIENADDPEAARIVSDTEKLPQIMPELENIRSQMGAMGGATGGSSGGSSGGGGLFGSIKKAFGLGGGGSGGGDDERLRAAERLTQEYADELQQHLETKGKWEQVRIAYQE, encoded by the coding sequence ATGTCAAACTGGACCGACAGCATCGTCGGCGACCGCATGACGGTCGACCGCGAGTTCAACGACCGCATCCAATCCTCGGAGTTCACCGGCCAGGAGTGGGGGCTCATCATGACGGCGACGGAGTTCGAGATCGAGAACGCCGACGACCCCGAGGCGGCCCGCATCGTCTCCGACACGGAGAAACTGCCGCAGATCATGCCCGAGTTGGAGAACATCCGCTCGCAGATGGGCGCGATGGGTGGCGCGACCGGCGGGTCGTCCGGTGGAAGCAGCGGCGGTGGCGGGCTCTTCGGCTCCATCAAGAAGGCCTTCGGTCTCGGTGGCGGCGGCTCGGGCGGCGGCGACGACGAACGGCTCCGCGCGGCCGAACGGCTCACACAGGAGTACGCCGACGAACTGCAACAACATCTCGAAACGAAAGGCAAGTGGGAGCAGGTCCGGATCGCGTACCAGGAGTAG